The following coding sequences are from one Triticum dicoccoides isolate Atlit2015 ecotype Zavitan unplaced genomic scaffold, WEW_v2.0 scaffold150476, whole genome shotgun sequence window:
- the LOC119344012 gene encoding E3 ubiquitin-protein ligase EL5-like, translated as MDMAEDLPQVEEGLPDVLVAYVAVHGPLIRQSTLDYLLELGTAVNAADIAALVGVAGDVDPVLAAAVDKALKTVDALSDDDGLNSPICLEDDIAAWKLTPCGHRFHGRCVERWLHAKGSCPMCRHQVVTIPAADDESYVYISLSTEHGQDVSDSGAMEIDAAS; from the coding sequence AAGACCTCCCACAAGTAGAAGAAGGTCTCCCGGACGTTCTAGTCGCATACGTCGCCGTGCACGGCCCACTTATCCGCCAAAGCACTCTCGACTACCTACTAGAGCTAGGCACCGCGGTGAACGCGGCCGACATCGCCGCACTCGTCGGCGTCGCGGGCGACGTCGACCCAgtgttggcggcggcggtggacaaggCGCTGAAGACGGTGGACGCGCTGTCAGACGATGACGGCCTCAACAGCCCGATCTGCTTGGAGGACGACATAGCGGCGTGGAAGTTGACGCCGTGCGGGCACCGGTTCCACGGGCGGTGCGTGGAGAGGTGGCTGCATGCCAAGGGGAGCTGCCCCATGTGCCGGCACCAGGTGGTGACGATTCCTGCCGCTGATGATGAGTCGTACGTATACATATCTCTCTCGACGGAACATGGCCAGGATGTTAGCGACTCCGGCGCCATGGAAATCGATGCTGCTTCTTAG